A genomic region of Streptomyces diastaticus subsp. diastaticus contains the following coding sequences:
- a CDS encoding 4'-phosphopantetheinyl transferase family protein: protein MAGTSLNDMPSATACGCMGTSALLAGLLPRGIEVSELFADPPDVTSSLYPEEVDLVARAVEKRRREFAAVRMCARTAMARLGVPSAPSLPGEHRSPVWPDGIVGSMTHCDGYRAAAVARRSVVISIGVDAEPHDPLPDGVEEAVLLSEERDAALRLSERRPDTAWDRLIFSAKESVFKAWFPMTAQWLDFSECVVAPDPDRGTFTATLLVPGPVVAGERIQHFTGRWRTRGGIEQGHVATAVLVGIVDPSRAGRDPDPPLVRAAGKSHRQRGKRST from the coding sequence ATGGCGGGGACCAGCCTGAACGACATGCCTTCGGCGACTGCATGCGGCTGCATGGGCACATCAGCACTTCTGGCAGGGCTGCTGCCCCGTGGCATAGAGGTCTCTGAGCTGTTCGCCGATCCCCCTGACGTCACCTCGTCCCTGTACCCGGAAGAGGTTGATCTGGTTGCCAGGGCTGTGGAGAAGCGTCGGCGTGAGTTCGCCGCAGTGCGAATGTGCGCACGCACGGCAATGGCGCGACTCGGCGTGCCTTCGGCGCCGAGTCTGCCTGGAGAGCACCGGTCCCCGGTGTGGCCCGACGGGATCGTCGGGAGCATGACACACTGCGACGGTTACCGCGCCGCAGCTGTGGCGCGCCGCTCGGTGGTCATCTCGATCGGCGTGGACGCCGAGCCGCATGATCCGCTCCCTGACGGAGTCGAAGAAGCCGTACTGCTTTCCGAGGAGCGTGACGCCGCCCTGAGGCTCTCGGAGCGACGCCCGGACACCGCCTGGGACCGGCTGATCTTCAGCGCCAAGGAGAGCGTCTTCAAGGCGTGGTTTCCGATGACAGCTCAATGGCTGGACTTCAGTGAGTGCGTCGTCGCCCCCGATCCCGACCGAGGGACCTTTACGGCGACTCTCCTCGTCCCTGGCCCGGTCGTGGCCGGAGAGCGGATCCAACACTTCACGGGGCGCTGGCGAACCCGAGGCGGGATAGAGCAGGGGCATGTGGCCACGGCGGTACTGGTGGGCATCGTCGACCCGTCTCGGGCTGGCCGCGACCCTGATCCGCCACTGGTCAGGGCTGCGGGAAAATCGCACCGCCAGCGTGGGAAACGATCTACGTAA
- a CDS encoding cytochrome P450, translating into MRITVPRANVPLQDVDLYDPLTFSHGDPHANWCTLRHEEPVFWQQLPDGRGFWSVTKYDDVCRVLGEHESFTSSRGAILKMLGTPDPAGGRQMAVSDPPRHTHVRRPLYQLMTPSALRPQIPRIHEAVRKLLAPMASGDTWDMGAAMTALPMIVSGILMGLPEEDYPDLVRSGLMTVAPDDPEYQVEGGVEATLHQAHHDLFAYFADQVRRRRRKPPPNLADSDLIGRLMTLRVDGSKLSEGEIVSNCYSLLLGANVNTGHAVSAAILHLLDDPAQYEKWASDESLLKPGIREALRWSSPVIHFLRYAVEDVEIRGRKIRKDDGVVAWIPSANRDEDVFTDPFRFDVGRRPNREIAFGHGPHRCIGAVAAQITLELTLREIFARVERFDQAGEIAHLVSNFTAGIKHFPLKVTARR; encoded by the coding sequence ATGAGGATCACCGTCCCCCGGGCGAACGTACCGCTCCAGGACGTCGACCTGTACGACCCACTCACCTTCAGCCACGGCGACCCCCACGCCAACTGGTGCACCCTGCGGCACGAGGAACCCGTCTTCTGGCAACAGCTCCCGGACGGCCGCGGATTCTGGTCGGTGACCAAATACGACGACGTGTGCCGAGTACTCGGCGAACACGAGTCGTTCACCTCGTCACGCGGCGCCATCCTCAAAATGCTCGGCACCCCCGACCCCGCGGGCGGCCGGCAGATGGCGGTCAGCGACCCGCCGCGGCACACCCACGTCCGCCGCCCGCTCTACCAACTGATGACACCCTCCGCACTGCGCCCGCAGATACCGAGAATCCACGAGGCGGTACGCAAGCTCCTCGCGCCCATGGCATCCGGCGACACCTGGGACATGGGCGCCGCGATGACGGCCCTGCCCATGATCGTTTCGGGAATCCTGATGGGACTGCCCGAAGAGGACTACCCGGACCTGGTACGCAGCGGACTGATGACGGTGGCCCCCGACGACCCGGAATACCAGGTCGAGGGCGGCGTCGAGGCGACCCTGCACCAGGCGCACCACGACCTGTTCGCCTACTTCGCGGACCAGGTGCGCAGACGCCGCCGCAAGCCGCCGCCCAACCTCGCCGACAGCGACCTGATCGGCAGGCTGATGACACTGCGCGTGGACGGGAGCAAGCTCAGCGAGGGCGAGATCGTCTCGAACTGCTACAGCCTGCTCCTCGGCGCGAACGTGAACACCGGGCACGCCGTATCCGCCGCGATCCTGCATCTCCTGGACGACCCCGCGCAGTACGAGAAGTGGGCAAGCGACGAGTCGCTGCTCAAGCCGGGCATTCGCGAAGCCCTGCGCTGGTCGTCCCCCGTCATCCACTTCCTGCGGTACGCCGTCGAGGACGTGGAGATCCGGGGCCGGAAGATCCGCAAGGACGACGGCGTCGTCGCGTGGATCCCCTCGGCCAACCGAGACGAGGACGTGTTCACCGACCCGTTCCGCTTCGACGTCGGCCGCAGACCGAACCGGGAGATCGCGTTCGGCCACGGCCCACACCGCTGCATCGGGGCCGTGGCCGCGCAGATCACCCTCGAGCTGACGCTCCGGGAGATCTTCGCCAGGGTCGAGCGTTTCGACCAGGCGGGCGAGATCGCCCACCTGGTCTCGAACTTCACCGCGGGGATCAAGCACTTCCCGCTGAAGGTGACAGCCCGGCGCTGA
- the tap gene encoding telomere-associated protein Tap, protein MATTEEELFASVDALLEEEPQLPPPAERARLREAAGITQARLAVALKTSTQTVKNYENGRSEPKSPRLEAYQRLLNGWAAKYPAHAASAAAPAPAPAAQPEPVPQTFTGPAAPETSAVVEAPAAPERSAGPATSRRPASQKATKPPVDPRFPHGPLAVLDGDGCAYGTGGIVLDCPATTIPELVEWTLKESGLGAPKLNRYGKDSDPLVVLTAAAAVKLGLPERLEGHEQRRSLRLPADHPVVKQVAKAKWQLTQRGFGPWARIYRKAQGRERQCVQLAILSWDALDARSWPGVADMEPADIARVLGVYAQRVITPRGSTAVSGLELMTALRPPTRAVREEATGNWVSGHNPGSLGTEPMNPAPPEATPEHPVVVNSGWKGGFLNEEAYQWVRPVNLLTDEECTLPYAVGLDLNTAFLAAAARLVVGLSAPDHFVGPKFNPKIPGSWLVDLSHVELDPRLPSPFTPDGTRPTGPAWYQTHTVAYAQELGYNVAPIEAYLRRETGAYLDPWHDRLKNAYVDTLADLGVTKDLTDTEFLAAMERYKQTDPALAAVLAAIKATVKGGVGKLRERPQGKNYKDGDRWPALERPTWRPDIRAAVISKARVNMHRKLTNMAKMTGLFPLAVLSDCVVYPSPGDSPLAFLPYAASGKPQPGGFRLGPTPGLAKLEGVQSMLWAVDLMEQGLNPARHIKGGDV, encoded by the coding sequence ATGGCAACTACCGAGGAAGAGCTGTTCGCGTCGGTCGACGCGTTGCTGGAGGAGGAGCCGCAGCTCCCGCCCCCGGCGGAGCGTGCCCGGCTGCGGGAAGCCGCCGGCATCACCCAGGCCCGTCTCGCGGTCGCGCTGAAGACGTCAACGCAGACGGTGAAGAACTACGAAAACGGGCGCTCTGAGCCGAAGTCGCCACGCCTGGAGGCGTACCAGCGGCTGCTGAACGGCTGGGCGGCGAAGTATCCAGCCCACGCAGCTTCCGCCGCCGCGCCCGCCCCGGCGCCCGCAGCCCAGCCCGAGCCGGTTCCGCAGACGTTCACCGGCCCGGCCGCGCCCGAGACGTCCGCAGTGGTGGAGGCTCCCGCCGCCCCGGAGCGTTCCGCGGGCCCGGCGACGTCGCGGCGTCCGGCGTCGCAGAAGGCCACGAAGCCCCCCGTCGACCCGCGCTTCCCGCACGGCCCGCTCGCCGTGCTGGACGGTGACGGCTGCGCGTACGGCACGGGCGGCATCGTGCTCGACTGCCCGGCCACCACGATCCCGGAGCTGGTGGAGTGGACGCTCAAGGAGTCCGGGCTCGGTGCACCGAAGCTCAACCGGTACGGCAAGGATTCCGACCCGCTGGTCGTTCTGACCGCCGCAGCCGCCGTGAAGCTCGGACTGCCGGAGCGCCTGGAGGGTCACGAGCAGCGCCGCTCCCTGCGCCTGCCGGCGGACCACCCGGTCGTCAAGCAAGTCGCGAAGGCGAAGTGGCAGCTCACGCAGCGCGGTTTCGGGCCGTGGGCGCGGATCTACCGCAAGGCCCAGGGGCGTGAGCGCCAGTGCGTGCAACTGGCGATCCTGTCCTGGGACGCCCTCGACGCCCGTTCCTGGCCCGGCGTCGCGGACATGGAGCCGGCCGACATCGCACGCGTCCTCGGCGTCTACGCCCAGCGGGTCATCACCCCGCGCGGCTCCACGGCTGTCTCCGGGCTGGAGCTGATGACGGCGCTGCGCCCGCCCACGCGCGCTGTGCGGGAGGAAGCGACCGGGAACTGGGTCAGCGGCCACAACCCCGGCTCGCTGGGAACGGAGCCGATGAACCCGGCGCCGCCGGAGGCCACTCCGGAGCACCCCGTCGTCGTGAACTCCGGCTGGAAGGGCGGCTTCCTCAACGAAGAGGCCTACCAGTGGGTGCGGCCGGTGAACCTGCTCACCGACGAGGAGTGCACGCTGCCGTACGCGGTCGGCCTTGACCTGAACACCGCGTTCCTCGCGGCCGCAGCCCGGCTGGTCGTCGGCCTGTCCGCCCCGGACCACTTCGTCGGCCCGAAGTTCAACCCGAAGATCCCCGGCTCCTGGCTGGTCGACCTCTCCCACGTGGAGCTGGACCCGCGCCTGCCCAGCCCGTTCACGCCCGACGGCACCCGGCCGACCGGCCCGGCCTGGTACCAGACGCACACCGTCGCCTACGCCCAGGAGCTCGGCTACAACGTGGCGCCGATCGAGGCGTACCTGCGCCGCGAGACCGGCGCGTACCTCGACCCGTGGCACGACCGGCTCAAGAATGCGTACGTCGACACACTCGCCGACCTCGGCGTCACCAAGGACCTCACCGACACGGAGTTCCTCGCGGCGATGGAGCGGTACAAGCAGACCGACCCGGCCCTGGCCGCCGTCCTCGCGGCCATCAAGGCCACGGTCAAGGGCGGCGTCGGCAAGCTCCGCGAGCGCCCGCAGGGCAAGAACTACAAGGACGGGGACCGATGGCCGGCCCTGGAACGCCCGACCTGGCGCCCCGACATCCGCGCCGCCGTCATCTCCAAGGCCCGGGTCAACATGCACCGCAAGCTCACCAATATGGCGAAGATGACCGGGTTGTTCCCGCTCGCCGTGCTGTCCGACTGCGTCGTCTACCCGAGCCCCGGCGACAGCCCGCTCGCCTTCCTCCCGTACGCGGCCTCCGGCAAGCCGCAGCCCGGCGGCTTCCGCCTCGGGCCCACACCGGGCCTGGCGAAGCTTGAGGGTGTCCAGTCGATGTTGTGGGCGGTCGACCTGATGGAGCAGGGCCTCAACCCCGCCCGGCACATCAAGGGCGGCGACGTGTAG
- a CDS encoding non-ribosomal peptide synthetase, producing MPTLTTLPEMFAAQVHDRGDEVAVTSGGTDVTFGALDERSGRIEAWLVAHGVGVEDVVAVELERGHDLIAVMIGVLKAGAAYLPLEVGIPEARREKLATAAGAVAVVSATDRTVREGPRVLALDTMDEHPPLDPRPVHPDGLAYISFTSGSTGLPKGVAVPHRAVIRLIRGGFADLGPQETFLQLAPVSFDASTFEIWAPLLTGGRLVIHPPGRLVSEELVATLTDEKVTTLWLTAGLFHRMVDHHLDDLAGLRQLLAGGDVLSVDHVNRFVARHPSIRLINGYGPTENTTFTTCHTVTGPVTGSVPIGRPIRDTGVRTLDKALNPAETGELHVTGAGLSRGYIGQPSATAVSFVPDPYAEVPGARMYRTGDLVRRTDDGLEFLGRGDRQVKIRGFRVEPSEVEREIATLPGVAQSVVLAHTDNTGEHRLTAYLMPTPDEDDPESLPTRLRRALRAALPAAMIPSAFLTVEEFPITANGKVDPTALPQPGRTPRDADNNYVAPRSATEQLVCDMWAEALGLDRVGILDDFFELGGNSLLAMDLISRTELVFDVELPIRALLHHPSVEEFAEAIGDILGTEGATR from the coding sequence ATGCCCACACTGACGACACTCCCGGAGATGTTCGCCGCGCAGGTCCACGACCGCGGGGACGAGGTCGCGGTCACGTCCGGCGGAACCGACGTCACATTCGGCGCACTCGACGAACGATCGGGCCGGATCGAGGCCTGGCTCGTCGCACACGGCGTCGGCGTGGAGGACGTGGTCGCGGTCGAACTGGAACGCGGCCATGACCTGATCGCAGTGATGATCGGCGTGCTGAAGGCCGGCGCGGCCTACCTCCCGCTGGAGGTCGGCATCCCCGAAGCGCGCCGCGAGAAGCTGGCCACGGCGGCCGGCGCGGTCGCGGTCGTGTCCGCCACGGACCGGACCGTACGCGAAGGGCCGCGGGTGCTCGCCCTGGACACCATGGACGAACACCCCCCGCTCGACCCACGGCCCGTCCACCCCGACGGCCTGGCCTACATCAGTTTCACCTCCGGATCGACCGGGCTGCCCAAGGGCGTCGCGGTGCCGCACCGGGCTGTCATACGGCTCATCCGCGGCGGGTTCGCCGACCTGGGCCCGCAGGAGACGTTCCTCCAGTTGGCGCCCGTCTCCTTCGACGCGTCGACGTTCGAGATCTGGGCCCCGCTGCTGACCGGCGGACGGCTGGTCATCCACCCGCCCGGCCGCCTGGTCTCAGAGGAACTCGTGGCGACCCTGACCGACGAAAAAGTCACCACGCTGTGGCTGACGGCCGGTCTGTTCCACCGCATGGTCGACCACCACCTCGACGACCTCGCCGGACTGCGTCAACTCCTCGCGGGCGGCGATGTGTTGTCGGTCGACCACGTCAACAGATTCGTTGCACGCCACCCGTCGATCCGACTGATCAACGGATACGGGCCGACCGAGAACACGACGTTCACCACATGTCACACCGTCACCGGCCCCGTCACCGGATCCGTCCCCATCGGCCGCCCGATCCGAGACACGGGCGTACGAACCCTCGACAAGGCCCTTAACCCCGCCGAGACAGGCGAACTCCACGTCACGGGCGCCGGCCTGAGCCGCGGCTACATTGGACAACCGTCCGCCACCGCCGTCAGCTTCGTCCCCGACCCCTACGCGGAAGTGCCCGGCGCGCGCATGTACCGCACCGGCGACCTCGTACGGCGCACGGACGACGGCCTGGAGTTCCTCGGCCGCGGCGACCGCCAAGTCAAGATCAGAGGATTCCGCGTCGAACCCTCCGAGGTGGAACGCGAGATCGCCACCCTGCCCGGAGTGGCGCAAAGCGTCGTACTCGCCCACACCGACAACACCGGCGAACACAGGCTGACCGCGTACCTCATGCCCACCCCCGACGAGGACGACCCGGAATCGCTGCCCACACGCCTACGCAGAGCACTACGCGCGGCCCTGCCCGCGGCGATGATTCCCTCGGCGTTCCTGACCGTCGAGGAATTCCCCATCACGGCCAACGGCAAGGTCGACCCGACGGCACTCCCGCAACCGGGCCGCACCCCGAGAGACGCCGACAACAACTACGTCGCCCCCCGCTCCGCGACCGAGCAACTGGTGTGCGACATGTGGGCCGAGGCACTCGGCCTTGACCGGGTCGGCATCCTGGACGACTTCTTCGAACTGGGCGGCAACTCGCTGCTCGCCATGGACCTGATCAGCCGCACCGAGCTGGTCTTCGACGTGGAGCTGCCCATCCGCGCACTGCTCCACCACCCAAGCGTCGAGGAATTCGCCGAGGCCATCGGCGACATACTCGGCACGGAAGGCGCCACACGATGA
- a CDS encoding ABC-F family ATP-binding cassette domain-containing protein translates to MGHIDVNRVSFLLPDGRPLLADVTFRAGESDRVALIGPNGTGKTTLTRIITGEIAAHAGAVTHGGRVGVMSQFVGGYRDGRTVEDLLVSVAPPVIREAAGKIAASELALIERDSYDEQMAYAQALADWAEAGGYEQETHWDVVTTAALGVPWERARFRAVDTLSGGEQKRLVLETLLRGQDDVLVLDEPDNYLDVPGKEWLEEQLLKTDKAVLLISHDRELLSRVPTKMVTLEPGGAGARAWTYTGTYTTYDEAREQRNERLDELRRRWDEEHQKIKDLILMYREKAKYNSDMASRLRAAESRLQRFQAAGPPEAIPIPQKMRLRLEGGRTAKRAVIAKDLELTGLMKPFSTEIWFGERVAVLGSNGSGKSHFLRLMACGGTDPDVEQQPVSTIKPESVEHEGRVQLGSRVRPGWFAQTYQHANLKSRTLLDILHRGDERRGGLDRETAGRALDRYGLARSAEQTFESLSGGQQARFQVLLLELSGATLLLLDEPTDNLDLHSVEALEQALSTFEGTVVSVTHDRWFAKSFDRFLVFGEDGRVRESPEPVWDEGRVRRSR, encoded by the coding sequence ATGGGGCACATCGACGTCAATCGGGTTTCGTTCCTTCTCCCCGACGGGCGACCGCTGTTGGCCGATGTTACCTTCCGGGCCGGCGAGAGCGACCGGGTGGCGTTGATCGGGCCCAACGGCACCGGCAAGACCACCCTGACCCGGATCATCACGGGCGAGATCGCCGCGCACGCAGGAGCGGTCACCCACGGCGGACGCGTCGGGGTGATGAGCCAGTTCGTCGGCGGCTACCGGGACGGCCGCACCGTGGAGGACCTGCTGGTGTCCGTGGCCCCGCCCGTCATCCGCGAGGCCGCCGGGAAGATCGCGGCGAGCGAACTGGCGTTGATCGAGCGGGACTCCTACGACGAGCAGATGGCCTACGCCCAGGCGCTCGCCGACTGGGCCGAGGCCGGCGGCTACGAGCAGGAGACGCACTGGGACGTCGTCACGACCGCCGCCCTCGGCGTCCCCTGGGAACGGGCGCGGTTCCGGGCCGTCGACACCCTCTCGGGGGGCGAGCAGAAGCGGCTGGTGCTGGAGACGCTGCTACGCGGGCAGGACGACGTCCTCGTCCTGGACGAACCCGACAACTACCTCGACGTGCCCGGCAAGGAGTGGCTGGAGGAGCAGCTGCTGAAGACGGACAAGGCGGTCCTCCTCATCAGCCACGACCGCGAACTGCTGAGCCGGGTGCCCACGAAGATGGTCACCCTGGAGCCCGGCGGCGCCGGGGCCAGAGCCTGGACGTACACCGGGACGTACACCACCTACGACGAGGCGCGCGAACAGCGCAACGAACGGCTCGACGAACTGCGCCGCCGCTGGGACGAGGAGCACCAGAAGATCAAGGACCTGATCCTCATGTACCGGGAGAAGGCGAAGTACAACTCGGACATGGCCTCGCGGCTGCGCGCCGCCGAATCACGCCTTCAGCGGTTCCAGGCCGCGGGCCCGCCCGAGGCAATCCCCATCCCGCAGAAGATGCGCCTGCGGCTGGAGGGCGGACGGACCGCCAAGCGCGCCGTCATCGCCAAGGACCTGGAACTCACCGGGCTGATGAAACCGTTCAGCACGGAGATCTGGTTCGGTGAACGCGTCGCGGTCCTCGGCAGCAACGGGTCGGGCAAGTCCCACTTTCTGCGGCTGATGGCGTGCGGCGGCACCGACCCCGATGTCGAGCAGCAGCCCGTGAGCACCATCAAGCCCGAATCGGTGGAGCACGAAGGCCGCGTCCAGCTCGGCTCGCGCGTACGACCCGGCTGGTTCGCCCAGACCTACCAGCACGCGAACCTCAAGAGCCGCACACTGCTCGACATCCTCCACCGCGGCGACGAGCGCCGCGGAGGACTGGACCGGGAGACGGCCGGTCGCGCCCTGGACCGGTACGGTCTCGCCCGCTCCGCGGAGCAGACCTTCGAATCCCTCTCGGGTGGACAGCAGGCCCGCTTTCAGGTTCTGCTGCTGGAGCTGAGCGGCGCCACCCTGCTCCTACTCGACGAGCCGACCGACAACCTCGACCTCCACTCGGTCGAGGCACTCGAACAGGCCCTCTCCACCTTCGAGGGAACGGTCGTCTCCGTCACCCACGACCGCTGGTTCGCCAAGAGCTTCGACCGCTTCCTCGTCTTCGGCGAGGACGGCCGGGTCCGTGAGTCGCCAGAACCGGTGTGGGACGAGGGTCGCGTACGTCGTTCGCGCTGA
- a CDS encoding thioesterase II family protein — protein MTEPRRSTEPRRAKEPKWLLRKPDPEAAARLFCFPYSGCGASMYHRWPRRIGEVEVCLVQLPHRESRVREPHYGTYEQLARPLMDYLLPFLDRPFGFFGHCGGALPGTELAIQLHEAGLPVPQQLFLSSQVAPQDGPYGRFLNMTDHELAVRLSELITSLGGNPDPRLVQLGLGLLGQDLEANRQYHRAEPVVLPSGITVIGWTEDREIPMDLMGGWKAWSRDCRHVLLEGEHYDFLHAPQALLDVLSAGLSPSAGSA, from the coding sequence ATGACTGAGCCTCGACGTTCCACTGAGCCACGCCGCGCCAAGGAACCCAAGTGGCTGCTGCGCAAGCCCGACCCCGAAGCCGCCGCGAGGCTCTTCTGCTTCCCCTACTCGGGGTGTGGCGCCTCCATGTACCATCGCTGGCCACGCCGCATCGGTGAGGTGGAGGTGTGCCTGGTCCAGCTGCCGCACCGGGAGAGCCGGGTGAGGGAGCCGCACTACGGCACGTACGAGCAGCTGGCCAGGCCGCTGATGGACTATCTGCTGCCCTTCCTGGACCGGCCGTTCGGCTTCTTCGGGCACTGCGGGGGTGCGCTTCCCGGGACGGAGCTCGCGATTCAGCTGCACGAGGCGGGGCTGCCCGTGCCCCAGCAGTTGTTCCTCTCGTCACAGGTCGCACCCCAGGACGGGCCCTACGGGCGGTTCTTGAACATGACGGACCACGAACTAGCCGTACGGCTTAGCGAGTTGATCACAAGTCTCGGCGGCAACCCGGACCCGCGGCTGGTGCAGCTGGGACTCGGGTTGCTCGGGCAGGATCTGGAGGCCAATCGGCAGTACCACCGGGCGGAGCCGGTGGTACTGCCGTCCGGGATCACGGTCATCGGTTGGACGGAGGATCGGGAGATTCCGATGGATCTGATGGGCGGCTGGAAGGCGTGGTCCCGGGACTGCCGTCATGTGCTGTTGGAAGGCGAGCACTACGACTTCCTGCACGCCCCCCAGGCGTTGCTCGACGTGCTCAGCGCCGGGCTGTCACCTTCAGCGGGAAGTGCTTGA
- a CDS encoding UvrD-helicase domain-containing protein, producing MEPTKEQQAAREVFASGRDLALVAGAGTGKTSTLILMGAATRRRGLYVAFNRAIADDARARFGPNVECRTAHSLAFRAVGHHYRERLDASARIPAKHTARLLGITRDLDVGSPRIKVTHAARLVMGMVRKFCYTTDRQVMARHMEPVNGLDGLGQDYLARTLLPYAHRAWEDICSPAGRLRFEHDHYMKLWAMTSPQLGADFVLLDEAQDTNPVLEEVFLAQDAQRVCVGDPAQQIYGWRNARDVMTGFPAEQLRLTQSFRFGPAIAEVANRWLGHAESEMQLTGHGPGSRVGEVAQPEAVLCRGNVDAMSEVLSYLELGVPVALTGGGSALQRIAKAAIELKAGQRTSHPELFLFSSWGEVQEYADQDKAGQDLKAIVQLVDTYGPDQIIAAVDRLSPVEKAQVTVSTAHKAKGREWPSVRIGKGFMAPSVDDLGLQRALNASEARLIYVAVTRARHLLDTEGIAWIDEYEKTMADAGRDGTVAGRPMIELSLTGQLKYDSSPISQFMAAHLPNSQNLVGDYQARIAGLPHPVQPIDVQYPNGSALGHAVDYRLRLSLGGRLGLAVVAGVMFLDETGPLRGAPARGARKALHAAGRELLVTVDAYLADPGSLEENALIRLCFVAGFFEDIARTGEIRRFSMLSSATPATTLDDLTAAVPEYVVTDIDQQMRLAEGPFAAFRALPQRARVCGPVFAGSGDIGGADADYILGGLLLDCKATKDPRRLGREEIYQLAGYLLLDYDDEFGIDQVGLYLSRQGGLITWEAADFLRRLGASAPLAQLRAQLRRHLHEGARR from the coding sequence ATGGAGCCGACGAAGGAGCAGCAGGCTGCCCGTGAGGTGTTCGCTTCCGGCCGGGACCTGGCCCTGGTCGCCGGAGCGGGAACCGGCAAGACCTCGACACTCATCCTGATGGGCGCCGCGACCCGCAGACGCGGGCTGTACGTGGCGTTCAACCGGGCGATCGCCGATGACGCCCGCGCACGCTTCGGGCCGAACGTGGAGTGCCGTACCGCGCACTCCCTGGCCTTCCGTGCTGTCGGCCACCACTACCGTGAGCGTCTGGACGCCTCGGCGAGGATCCCCGCCAAGCACACCGCCCGCCTGCTCGGCATCACCCGCGACCTTGACGTGGGCTCCCCCCGGATCAAGGTCACTCACGCCGCGCGTCTGGTGATGGGCATGGTCCGCAAGTTCTGCTACACCACCGACCGGCAGGTCATGGCCCGCCACATGGAGCCGGTCAACGGCCTCGACGGCCTTGGCCAGGACTATCTCGCCCGCACTCTGCTGCCCTACGCGCATCGTGCGTGGGAGGACATCTGCTCGCCCGCGGGCCGGCTGCGGTTCGAGCACGACCACTACATGAAGCTGTGGGCGATGACCTCCCCGCAGCTCGGGGCGGATTTCGTCCTGCTGGACGAGGCCCAGGACACCAACCCTGTCCTGGAGGAGGTCTTCCTCGCCCAGGACGCACAGCGGGTGTGTGTCGGGGACCCGGCCCAGCAGATCTACGGCTGGCGCAACGCGCGCGATGTGATGACCGGCTTCCCGGCCGAGCAACTGCGCCTGACCCAGTCCTTCCGCTTCGGCCCGGCCATCGCCGAGGTGGCCAACCGGTGGCTGGGGCACGCCGAGTCGGAGATGCAGCTGACCGGCCACGGCCCCGGCTCCCGCGTCGGCGAGGTGGCCCAGCCCGAGGCGGTGCTGTGCCGGGGCAACGTGGACGCGATGAGCGAGGTCCTGTCCTACCTGGAGCTCGGCGTCCCGGTGGCGCTGACCGGCGGGGGCAGCGCGCTGCAGCGCATCGCCAAGGCCGCGATCGAGCTCAAGGCCGGGCAGCGCACCAGCCACCCGGAGCTGTTCTTGTTCTCCTCCTGGGGCGAGGTGCAGGAGTACGCCGACCAGGACAAGGCCGGCCAGGATCTCAAAGCGATCGTGCAACTGGTCGACACCTACGGCCCTGACCAGATCATCGCCGCGGTGGACCGCCTCTCTCCGGTGGAGAAGGCGCAAGTCACCGTCTCCACCGCGCACAAGGCCAAGGGACGGGAGTGGCCGTCGGTACGCATCGGCAAGGGCTTCATGGCCCCGTCGGTGGACGACCTGGGCCTGCAGCGCGCGCTGAATGCGAGCGAGGCCCGCCTGATCTACGTCGCGGTCACCCGTGCCCGCCATCTGCTGGACACCGAGGGCATCGCCTGGATCGACGAGTACGAAAAGACCATGGCCGACGCCGGCCGGGACGGCACGGTGGCCGGGCGGCCCATGATCGAGCTGTCCTTGACTGGGCAGCTGAAGTACGACTCCTCACCGATCTCGCAGTTCATGGCCGCACACCTCCCGAATAGCCAGAACCTGGTGGGCGACTACCAGGCGCGTATCGCCGGCCTCCCTCACCCGGTGCAGCCGATTGACGTGCAGTACCCGAACGGGTCGGCCCTCGGGCACGCCGTCGACTACCGCCTCCGTCTCAGCCTCGGTGGGCGGCTCGGACTGGCCGTTGTCGCCGGCGTCATGTTCCTTGACGAGACCGGACCGCTGCGCGGCGCACCGGCGCGTGGGGCCCGCAAGGCCCTGCACGCGGCGGGCAGGGAGCTGCTGGTCACCGTCGATGCCTACCTCGCCGACCCCGGCAGCCTGGAAGAGAACGCGCTCATCCGGCTGTGCTTCGTGGCCGGCTTCTTCGAGGACATCGCCCGCACCGGTGAGATCCGCCGCTTCAGCATGCTCAGCTCTGCCACCCCCGCCACGACCCTGGACGACCTCACCGCGGCGGTCCCCGAGTACGTCGTGACCGACATCGACCAGCAGATGCGGCTCGCCGAGGGACCGTTCGCCGCCTTCCGGGCTCTACCGCAACGGGCCCGCGTGTGTGGTCCGGTCTTCGCGGGCAGTGGTGACATCGGCGGTGCCGACGCCGACTACATCCTCGGCGGCCTGCTGCTGGACTGCAAAGCCACCAAGGACCCCCGCCGCCTGGGCCGCGAGGAGATCTACCAGCTCGCCGGATACCTCCTGCTGGACTACGACGACGAGTTCGGTATCGACCAGGTCGGCCTGTACCTCTCCCGCCAGGGGGGCCTGATCACCTGGGAAGCCGCCGACTTCCTGCGGAGGCTCGGCGCGAGCGCCCCTTTGGCGCAGCTGCGCGCACAGCTGCGCCGGCACCTGCACGAGGGAGCCCGCCGCTGA